In one Notolabrus celidotus isolate fNotCel1 chromosome 1, fNotCel1.pri, whole genome shotgun sequence genomic region, the following are encoded:
- the gnl3l gene encoding guanine nucleotide-binding protein-like 3-like protein, whose protein sequence is MSKAKQKRTKRLFLGKLKSTDGRKADASGHTKNSEQHVKNPRHPEEIRKQRLQDLQEKQRRSREQELMKRRNLQSFQNDILQRQRQFEQRETEMQSLEKHVNFENENSRKAYYREFKKVVEASDVILEVLDARDPLGCRCPQVEQAVIQSGTNKKIVLVLNKIDLVSKEIVEKWIKYLRNEFPTIAFKASTQQQSKNLKRSNVPVTQATTELLSSSACVGADCLMKLLGNYCRNLDIKTAITVGVVGFPNVGKSSLINSLKRARACSVGATPGVTKCLQQVHLDKHIKLLDCPGIVMATSTTDAAMILRNCVKIEQLVDPLSPVEAILRRCNKSQITEHYGVSDFHTALEFLSMLARRQGKLRKGGLPDTDKAAKSVLLDWTGGRISYFTHPPETHTLPTHVSAEIVTEMSKAFDWDELEKGNQEVLAESACPDVQMGFCMETTGMTQGGLSDPFADLEMAGKTYEEPAFNDESEVMEDDQDPEFGPMTVEIKSQKSKTDSVANDAASRAPGLKDILHVDPLQQGHALLAASKKRKKQQKRADKIATKLSDTLTSAMDFSFSDS, encoded by the exons AGCACAGATGGAAGAAAGGCTGATGCTTCCGGTCATACTAAGAATTCAGAGCAGCATGTCAAAAATCCCAGACATCCGGAGGAAATCCGGAAGCAAAGG CTCCAGGACCTCCAGGAAAAGCAGAGAAGGTCAAGAGAGCAGGagctgatgaagaggagaaaTTTACAAAGCTTTCAAAATGACATCCTACAACGACAAAGGCAGTTTGAGCAGAGG GAGACAGAGATGCAGAGTTTGGAGAAGCATGTTAATTTTGAGAATGAAAATTCAAGAAAGGCATATTACAGAGAGTTCAAAAag gtAGTGGAGGCCTCAGATGTGATTCTGGAGGTTTTGGATGCACGTGATCCTCTTGGCTGTAGATGTCCTCAGGTGGAGCAGGCAGTCATTCAAAGTGGAACCAACAAGAAGATAGTTTTAGTGCTTAATAAAATTG ATTTGGTGTCAAAGGAAATTGTGGAAAAGTGGATTAAATATCTTCGGAACGAGTTTCCTACCATCGCTTTCAAAGCATCCACTCAGCAACAGTCAAAGAACCTG AAACGCAGTAACGTACCAGTCACACAAGCCACCACCGAGCTTCTAAGTAGCAGTGCTTGTGTTGGTGCAGACTGCTTGATGAAGCTACTCGGCAACTACTGTCGGAATCTGGACATAAAGACAGCCATCACTGTAGGTGTTGTAG GTTTTCCTAATGTGGGAAAGAGTAGCTTGATTAACAGTCTGAAACGAGCACGTGCCTGTAGTGTTGGAGCCACTCCTGGCGTCACTAA GTGTCTTCAACAGGTGCATTTGGACAAACACATTAAGCTCCTGGATTGCCCTGGTATTGTCATGGCAACTTCAACGACTGATGCAGCAATGATTCTACGGAACTGTGTGAAAATCGAGCAGCTTGTAGATCCCCTTTCTCCTGTAGAAGCCATTCTTCGACGCTGCAACAAGTCACAG ATCACGGAGCACTATGGAGTTTCGGACTTTCACACAGCTCTGGAGTTCCTTTCAATGCTTGCTCGACGTCAAGGCAAACTTAGAAAAGGAGGACTGCCTGACACTGACAAAGCAGCTAAGAGTGTGCTTCTGGATTGGACCGG GGGAAGGATCAGCTACTTCACACACCCTCCAGAGACACACACTCTTCCCACACATGTCAGTGCTGAGATTGTTACAGAGATGAGTAAAGCGTTTGACTGGGATGAGCTGGAAAAGGGAAATCAGGAAGTTCTTGCAG AGTCAGCTTGCCCTGATGTCCAAATGGGGTTCTGCATGGAAACCACGGGAATGACACAAGGTGGTCTGAGTGACCCATTTGCGGACTTGGAAATGGCTGGGAAGACCTATGAAGAGCCAGCATTTAACGATGAAAGTGAAGTGATGGAGGATGATCAAGACCCAGAG TTCGGACCAATGACTGTGGAAATAAAATCCCAGAAGTCAAAGACTGACTCTGTAGCAAATGATGCTGCATCCAGGGCTCCAGGTTTGAAAGATATACTGCATGTAGATCCTCTGCAGCAGGGCCATGCACTCCTTGCTGCCagcaagaaaaggaaaaagcaacaaaaaagagCTG ACAAAATTGCCACCAAACTCTCTGACACTCTGACATCAGCGAtggatttttcattttcagatagTTAA